TACAAATTCACGAATCGAGTTACGATCTCCGATCGTCAGAGACGATTGCTCACCCCGGAACTTTAAATCCTGCGGAATCGCTCCGATTGAAGCTGCCTGACCGATGTAATTATCCTTGCCGATATCGGTCCAGCCGTCAACCACTGTATGTGGGCCAATGGTTGTGCCATCGCCGATTCGGACGTTCTCACCGACAACGGCATAGGGACCGATCGTGACATTGTCGCCAATCGTTGCGTTCGGATGAACAATTGCCGTTTGATGTATCATTATTTCTTCTCCCCGCGATCGACAAATGTCGCCTTCAATTCAGCTTCGGCAACCAGGGTAGAACCGACAAACGACTTGCCGGTGAAGGTGTAAATCCCGCGCCGGAAATTAACAACCTCGACCTCCATGCGCAGGATATCCCCCGGAACGACCGGCTTGCGGAACCGCGCCTTGTCGATACCGACAAAATAAGTAATCGGATCTTCGCCATGATCATGACTCAATTGGCCCAGAATCCCTCCGACCTGGGCCATTGCTTCGACAATCAGCACACCCGGCATCACCGGATGTCCGGGAAAGTGTCCCTGAAAAAAAGGCTCATTGATCGTTACATTCTTTATCCCGACAATTTTTTTACCTTCAACAACCTCGGCGATACTGTCAACCAGCAAAAATGGATAACGATGCGGCAGCATCTCCATGATCTCTTTAATCCCGTAAACCATGGCTCATCAATCCCTTTCAATCCTGTTTTCCAACTCTTCGATTTTCTTCCTCAGACGGCTGAGCTCTCTGCGCATCTCCGGTAACCTGGCAAATGAAGTACTCGCCTTGAGCCAATCCTTGTGCTCCATCGTCGGAAATCCGGCAATGTACTGGCCCCCTTCAACGTCGGTCGAAACCGATCCGCGGGCGACGACTGTAACATTGTCCCCGACCTTGACATGCCCGATCGCTCCGGACTGGCCACCAAACGTGCAATGTTTGCCGATGACGGTACTGCCGGCTATTGCAACATGGGCAACCAGAATTGAATTTTCGCCGATCTCGACATTATGGCCAACCTGAACACCATTATCAATTTTCGTTCCCTGCCTGATCAGGGTCTCGCCGAGAGCGGCGCGATCAACGCAGCTGCAGGAACCGATTTCCACGTCATCTTCCAATACGACAATACCGACCTGCGGAATCTTGTAATACTTCTCCCCGTCCGGAGCGAAACCGAATCCGTCCGAGCCGATAACAGCATTCGGCTGCAGAATAACCCGGTTGCCGATCCGGCATTCCTCGCGGATAACAACCCCGGGATGAAGGAGACAATCCTCACCGATGGTCACTCCGGCGCCGAGCACAACTCCCGGGGCAAGAAAACTCCCCTTGCCGATCGATACCTTCTCACCAACGTAACACCCCGGGGAAATGGTGACTTCCTCGGCGATGACAGCTGACCCGGAAACATGAGCAGCTTCCGCTATCCCCTGACAGACCCTCGGTTCAACCGCCATATAGGTCAATACCTTGGCGAAGGCGAGATAGGGTGAGGCCACTTCGATTCGGGCAAGCGAACCGTCATAACCTAAATCAGGGTTGACGATCACGGCCGATGCATCGGTCGATTCGAGAGCTGCAATATATTTGGGATTGGCGACAAAGGTAATGTCCCCTTGAGCGGCCAGGTTGATCGGTGCGACCCGATTCAATATCAGGGCGCCATCACCAACAGCCGTCCCGCCAACCAGCTCGGCCAACTCGGCCAATGTTGCTTTTTTATAGTCTTTCTTCAACATCTAATTACTTGGCACTATCCGATGCCGCAATCAGCTTGTCGGTCAGATCGATCGATTCGGCACCATAAATGACGCCGCCGCTGCCACGTTCAAGGAGAAGGTCGTATCCCTCTTTTTCAGCGATCGACTTCGCCAGCTCAAGCAGGTTTTCAACAATCTGGTTGGTATACTGGGCGTCAAGCTGCTGCAACTCTTCCTGGCGATCCTTGGTGAAGCGCTGGAAATCCTTGAGCTTCTGCTGGTAGTCACGCTCCTTGCCAGCCCGGGCTTCGGCCGAAAGGAGGGCCGCCTGCTTTTCTAGCTCATCTTTCAGAGCCTTCAGCTCAGTCTGCTGCTTTTCAATTTTCCCTTCAAACTCCTTGACCTTGTCAGTGATGCGCGACTTCGCATCTTTCCCGGCCTGGGAAAGATTCAGAGCTTTCTGCAAGTCGACAAAAGCAATTTCGGTGGCGTCGGCGATTGCCGGCGCTACGGTCAAAGCAATCATAACCAGAACAAACACTACAACTTTCTTCATTGGGTAAAACCTCCTGTTCATTTTTATTCTGCTATCAGAAGAATCGTCCGATAGAAAATTCGAGTTCCGTATCTTTTTCATCCTGCAGCGGATCGAGGTTCCGTCCCCATTCGAGACGGAGCGGTCCGAGCGGACTCAGCCAGCGGATTCCACCGCCAACACTGTAACGCATACTTTCAAAAAAATTCTCATCTTGCAACCATGCATTTCCGGTATCAAAAAAGAAAAGGCCTTTCAATCCGGCATCCTTGGCCAGAGGGAAAATGTACTCCAGGTTAAAATAAGCTTCTTTTTCACCACCGATATACTCATACTCCTGATTCGCCGAGAGGACCTCTCCACTCACCGGATCGACGACCGTCGACACGCGGCGCACTCGCGGCCCAACCTTGCGACTCTTGAAGCCACGGATTGTCCGAATTCCGCCGAGATAGAAACGCTCACTCAGCGGAATATCCTGGTCATCGACTTCAAACATCTGCCCGATCTGACCATGGATCATGAAAACGGTATCCCATATCAACGGAAAGAAATGACGATGATCGAGAATCACCCGGGAAAACTTCTCGTCGCCCCCGATGCCGGCATATTCAACCGATAACTCCGATTTCGATCCCATTGACGGGTCAAGACTGTAGTCGGTCGTGTCACGCGAAATCGAAGCAAAAATCGATGACAGGGTTGTGTCTCCGGCCTGATCCTGGATCAACGAGGAAGACAGGGGATCAATATCATAAATGGTTTTCTCTTCATAGCGGTAGATAAAGAATGCCCGCATGTTCCTGGCGACCGGAAAACCGAACTTGATATCACCGCCGGTTTTTTTCTCGCTATACTCGGTCCATTCCCGCTCCGTCTTGTAGAGATCGAAGCCGAGAGTCAGATTCATATCGAGAAAATAGGGATCGACCAGCCCGACCTGGTAAACCGTACTCGATCCGCCATAAGCACCCGACAAATTCAACTTGTATCCCCTGCCGAGAAAATTGGACTGCGAGACCGATCCCTGGGCGATCAACTTGTCGACCGAAGAGTAGCCGAGACCAATGCTGAATGTACCTGTCGGTTTTTCACGCAGATCAATATCGATATTCATGACGCTGTCGTCATCACCCTTGCTGGTGTTAAGATTGATCTCCTCGAAATATCCGAGGTTATTGATCCGGCGACGGCTTTCATCAAGCTCTCGCGAACTGTAAATGTCGCCTTCGCTGAGCACGACTTCACGCCTGACAACCTTGTCAATCGTCTTGGTATTACCGCGAATATTAATGCGCCCAATCGCTACCTCGACCCCTTTCTCGATCCGATATTTGATGTTGATGCTGTTCTGCCCGGGTACGGAACTGGTCATCGGCGCCACATTGACATAGGCATAACCACGATCAGTGTAATAATTGTTGAGGGCGAGCATACTGTCGCGTAATTTTTCGCGGGAGAAGGTATCCCCTTTTTGCAGTTTTGAGAGTTCCAGCAGCTCACTTTCATCGGTAATCAGGTCGCCGGCAAGACTGACATCACCGACGGAGAACTTTTCTCCTTCGATAATCTGGATGAAGATGTCGAGATATTTATCATCCTCGACCAGGCTGACATAAGGTTGCTTGACCTTGACCTCGATGTATCCTTCGTTGAAGTACATATCCTTGATAATTTCAAGATCGGTCTGCAGCAGTTCTTCGTTATAGGCACCGGTATCAGTCAACCACGACATGAAAGTCCGCTCTTTGGTCTGGATCGACTTGCGCAGTTTGCGGTCCGAGAAGACACTGTTCCCTTCAAAACGGATCCGATCTATCAGAACTTTCGGAACTTCTTCGATCTCGAAGGTCAGCGTCGCCTCATTCTTTTTATTGACGTCAAGGACCGGTTTGATTTTGGCGGCATGGTAGCCTTTTTCGATATAAGCGGCTTCAAGCTCACGGACCGATTGAGCAGCGACTTTCGGATTGTAGATATCCGGGGTCTTGACTGTTACCAGTGGGCTCAGCTTGCTTCGGTTAATCGCTTCGTTGCCGGTGAATTTGACCCGGCGAACAAGCGGCCGCTCGACGACCCTGAAAACCAGCACCGACTCACCTTCCAATGTCAAAAGTTCTGCGGCAACGTCATCAAATTTGCCAAGTTTGAAGATTTCCTTCAGGTCGCGATCAATCGCATCACGAGAAACGGCGGTACCCGGCTTGACGGAAAGGACCGCAAGGATCGGGTTTTCATCAAGCCGCTGATTACCTTCAATGACAATCCGGTCAAAGGTAACGGTATTTGCGGCAACCGGCAGGACCGACAGAACAACAAGCAGGAGAGTCAATGTAAAAAGACGTAACAACATAAGGGCAGTCCGGTTCATTCTTGATTTAATTGCAGGCAAAACGGCCATCTTCCATGGTTACAATCCGGTCCATCCGGCTTGCCAGCTGTTCACTGTGCGTCACAACAACCATTGTCAGCTGACGCTTTTCATAAAGTTTCTGAAACACCCAGTAGATCCCTTCCGAGGTCCGGCTGTCGAGATTCCCGGTCGGTTCATCTGCGAGCAGCAGCTTCGGTTCCATCACCAGGGCGCGGGCAATGGCAACCCGTTGTTGTTCGCCACCCGACAACTGGCCCGGTTTATGGGTCAGACGATGCGCCAGACCGACTTCATCTAGCAGTTCAGTCGCCCGGGAGCGAATTTCATTTTCTTCCATCCGGGCGATCAGGCCAGGCATCAGAACGTTTTCAAGAGCCGTAAATTCAGGCAACAGCTGATTGAACTGGAACACGAAACCGACCGTACGGTTCCGAAACCGGTCGAGATCGTCGCCGTTCAGGGAGAAAACATCCTGACCTTCGACTGAAACCTTCCCTGTGGTCGGCCGATCAAGGGCACCGAGTATATGCATCAGGGTCGTCTTGCCGGCACCGGAGGCACCGACAACAGCGACTTTTTCTCCGGCCGCAACGGTCAGGTTTATATCATGGAGAACATCAACCTGCTTATTGCCGATACCGTAACTTTTATTCACTTCTTCAACCCTGACCATAACAACACCTATTCATAACGCAACGCCTCGGCCGGATCCATCCGGGCCGCATGCCAGGCCGGATAAATCGTCGCCAGGAGCGAAATAATCATGGCCATGGCTGCAATCGCAATAACATCGCTGGCCAGAACGACCGACGGGAACTGTTCCATACCATAAACCGCCTGATCAAAGATCCGGATTCCGAACAGGCTTTCAATCCACTTGATAATCGGATCGGCATTAACAGCCAGAAGCAGCCCGAGCAGAGTTCCGAGCGCTGTTCCGAGCGTTCCGATGACAAGACCTTCCAGAACGAAAATGCGCATCACGCTGACCGCGTTTGCCCCCATCGATCGCAACACCGCAATGTCACGGGTTTTCTCCATGACGACCATGATCAGGGTCGTTGCGATATTGAAGGCCGCGACCAGCACAATGATGCCAAGAACAATGAACAGGCCGAGCTTTTCGAGACGCAGGGCCGACAGAAAGGAACCGAACATATCCTCCCAGGATCGGACCGACAATGGATAACCAAGTTCATCGCGCAAGGTTGAAGCGACCTATTTGGCCTGTTCAAAGGAAGCGACTTCGAGTTCAAGCCCGGAAACCTTGTTTTCAAAGTCAAAAAACCGCTGCGCTTCGCTCATCGAGATATAGGCAAAAAAGGTATCGAAAAAACCACCATGCTGATTAAATATCCCGACGACCTCGAACGGCTTCATCTTCGGGATCATGCCGAATGGCGTAATCGTAAACATCGGCGGGATGATATTGATCTTGTCACCCAGCGTTACGCCCAGGGTTGATGCCGAATCGCCGCTGATGACAACCCCCGGAAGCTTCCGATCAGTCGCAAAAACCAGCTGACCAACCGGCATATCGGCCAGGGTCATCATCCTGTCAGAAAATATCCGGTGTCCCTGTTCCACCCCTTTCACACTGACCGCTGCCACGTTGTTGTGCGACAACAGCATCGCATGCCTGGAGACAAACGGCGTAACCCTGGTAACCTCCGGAGATGCATTCCTGACCTGATCGATGACCTCCTGGTAGGAGTCAATGCCGCCGCCATGCTTCTGAATCAGAATATGCGACACATTGCCGAGGATCTGCTTGCGGACACCGTCGTGGAAACCGGTCATGATCGCCAGAACCAGAATCAACGAGGCAACCCCGAGGGTCACTCCGCCGATCGAAATAAAGGATATAACCGAAATAAAGGTCTGTTTCCTCTTGGCGCGCAGGTAGCGCATGCTGACGAACCATTCGAAATTCATGACAGGATACCGGGCACCTTAAACCTGTTTCCGCAACTGCGGAAAGAGAATGACGTCCCGGATCGATGCCGAATCGGTCAGCAGCATGACCAGTCGATCAATGCCGATCCCCTCGCCGGCGGTCGGTGGCAGACCGTATTCCAGGGCGCGGATATAATCCTCGTCCATGGCGTGGGCTTCGTCATCACCCGCTTCCTTCTCTTTCAGTTGATCCTCAAACCGACCTTTCTGGTCAATCGGATCATTAAGCTCGGAGAAGGCATTGGCCAACTCGCGGCCGACGATAAAGAGTTCGAAGCGATCAACCACCTCCGGATTTTCATCGTTGCGGCGCGACAGCGGCGACACGTCGGTCGGGTACTCGGTGATAAAGACCGGGTTCCAGAGTTGCGGTTCGGCAACTTCATCGAAAATTTCGGTCAGGAGCTTGCCGTGGCCAATGCTCTTGTCGAGTTCGAGACCCTTCTCGTTAGCAAAGTCGAGCAGTTTCGGCCGATCGTCCAGATCCGCCATCTCAAGGTCACTGTATTTGACAATCGCTTCACGGACAGTCAGCCGCTCCCAGGGCGCCGAAAGATCAACGTCCTTACCGCCATAGGGGAATTTGAGTGCGCCGACGACCTGTTCGGCGACATGACAGATCAATCGCTCGGTAAAGTCCATCAGGTCTTCGTAGGTCGCATAAGCCTGATAGAACTCCATCATCGTAAATTCCGGATTATGCTGGATCGAGATCCCCTCGTTGCGAAAGTTGCGGTTGATCTCGAAGACCCGGTCAAAACCGCCGACGACCAGACGCTTGAGATAAAGCTCCGGTGCGATCCGCAGGAACAGGTCCATCTTCAGGGTGTTGTGATGAGTGACGAACGGCTTGGCGGTGGCGCCGCCGGCGATCTGCTGCATCATCGGGGTCTCGACTTCGAGGAAGTCATTCTCCTGCATATACTCACGGATCAGGCGAATGATCGCGGAGCGCTTGCGAAAGACCTCGCGAACATCCGGGTTGACGATCAGATCGACATAACGCTGCCGGTAGCGGGTTTCGACATCGGTCAGACCATGCCATTTTTCCGGTAGTGGTTGCAGTGACTTGGTCAGGATCCGGACGGATGATGCGCGCAAAGACAATTCATCTGTCTTGGTCCGGAACGGTTGGCCGGAAACGCCGATAATATCACCGACATCAAACTTGCGAAACTGCTCGAAGTGATCATCGCCAACTTGCTGTTTTGCAATATATATCTGCAGGCGCCCGGAGCGATCCTGAAGTTGGACAAAAGCTGCCTTGCCGAAATCACGCATCGCCATGATCCGGCCAGCCACGGTGTATTCAGTCTCGGTTGATTCGAGCGCTTCCTTGCCATGCTCGGCATGCGCCGCATGAACATCAGCCGTGACGTGGGTCGTCCTGAAGTCGTTGGCAAACGGGTTATTCCCCTGCTCGCGCAGTTCGTCGAGCTTGGCCCGGCGTTGCTGCAAAAGTTCGTTCTGTTCGTCCATTAAGCCGTTTCCCTTGTAGTGAGCATAATATTAAAAATGCATTCAATTCAGTTTGTGAAAAAAGTCCAGTTATAATCTGCGGCAAATACGTTGCCGAACAGGTCAGCTACAGGATGTGCCCCGCCGACACCATCTCCGGACAATGTTGCTTTATAGGTCTCACCTGCCTGTAACGGATCATTAGTCGTATCAATCTGGAATTCGTATTCTCTATCATTGGCATCGACAACAGCGACACTTGATGGGACAACAACGTTGCCCGTGCTGTCCACAAAAGAGATATTTGATACATCGATATTGCCGTTACCGGGATCCATTGATTCACTGAAAACTACGCGCACTGCAGTGGTGGCAGCGGCTGAAACCGTTTCACCGTTGGCAGGCGTTGTGCTCACTATGCTTGCCGGAGTCAGGTCACGAACAATCAAAACGTTTGCAACTGCCGGATCGGTGCCGTCAACATTGTCAATCGATACGGTCGCCCTATGAACACCGGAAGCAAAGCCTGAAAAAACGGCCGTCCAGTCAGACGATGTTGCAGGAGTCTGCAGCGTAACCGAACCCGAGGTAACACTTGAACTCACGACATAATCAGTTTCGCGCGTTCCATCAATCGTGACAACTGGAAGAGTGTCATCAGGTGTCGGGTAGAAATAAGGCACAACTCCGAAAAACCCCGGTATAGGGTTCGAAGGAGGAGTCGCCGTCGTAATCGCCAGTTGCGGCGCCGTCAATGGATCGGCAACTGTGTCAACAATAATCTCTGCAGTCGCATACGCTGCTTCGTCGGTGTAGTTCCCGCAATTATCGGTGTCCAATGGTTTTGTCTGATCGCAACCTCTAACAAAAACGTTATACGTGTTATCAGCCAAAAAATCATAATCAACAAACCAGACATTGGCATTCACATCATCGACAAATGTCCAATCAGTTGAATCAAGGGGATTACAGATATTAACACCGTCTTCTATGCAGAATTGAACTTTCGCCCCAAGCTCACCAACTGTGCCGGCAAGAACCTGTGAAGTGGTTAATGTCGGGGTTCGGTATTGGTCAAACGACACCGCAGGTCCCGTAATATCAAGAATCACAAATATGGTGAGAATGTTCGTATTACCGACCGAATCGGCGGCCTCGATCGCGATTGAATTGACACCTTCAACCAGGTTTGAAACAGAGACACTCCAATCTCCAGTGTTGCCACCGGGATAGACCGGATCACTGACAGTCGTCGCAGTGAATGCCGTAGCCGAAATCGTAACCTGGCCACCCGGCACCAGCAGTCCATCTTCATCCCGGTCAAAATATTCACCGGTCAATGTCACCGTCGCATTAGGATCATTTGTTGTCGTTCCCGGACTTCCTTTAAAAGTGATCGCAGGAGCAAGCAAATCGCCGTCTTCGGCGCCACCACAGGCAAAAAGCAGGGACAGCACAAAAAGAACCAGCAGACATCTGCACAAACTTGGTATGTTAATTGACATTGTTTCCCAATTCATCCATCACGACCTGCTCAGCAGGTAAGCCTCAATAAAACCGTCAAGATCACCGTCAAGAACGGCGTCGGTGTTGCCAACTTCATGCCCGGTCCGGTGATCCTTGACCATCCTGTAGGGATGAAGAACATAAGAGCGGATCTGGCTGCCCCAGCCGATCTCTTTTTTCTCGCCGGCCAGCACTTCGGCCTCTTCCTCTTTTTTCCGCAGTTCCATCTCGTACAGCCGGGATTTCAGCTCCTTCATCGCGGCCGACCTGTTTTTGTGCTGGCTGCGCTGGCTCTGGCAGGAAACCACAGTATTGGTCGGCAGATGGGTAATCCGGATCGCCGAGTCGGTTTTGTTGACATGCTGCCCGCCGGCGCCACTGGCCCGATAGGTATCGACCTTGAGGTCCTTTTCATTGATCTCGACGTCAATATCATCCGGCAATTCGGGGAAAACGAAAACAGAGGCGAAAGAGGTATGTCGTTTGGCATTCGAGTCAAACGGAGAAATCCGTACCAGGCGATGAATCCCCATCTCGGCCCTTAGCCAGCCGTAAGCGTAATCTCCCTCAACGGTAAAGGTCGCACTTTTCAAACCGGCTTCATCCCCCGGTTGATAGTCGGTGATTTCTGTCTTGAAGCCGCGCTTTTCGCAGAACCTGAGATACATCCGGAAGAGCATATCGGCCCAATCCTGAGCCTCGGTGCCGCCGGCGCCGGCATTGATGCTGAAGATAGCGTCAAAGCTGTCATGTTCGCCGGAGAGCATGCGGGCGAACTCCATCTGATCGATCTTCTTGTCAAGGTCGGGCAGGAGCGCCTGGATTTCGGAGAGAGTCTCTTTATCTTCGCCCTCTTCGCCAAGTTCAGCAAGAACCATCAGGTCATCAAGTTCCTGCTGGGCATTGCTCCAGTCTTCGACAATCTTCTGAAGCCGGGTTCTTTCCTTCAGAACCTCCTGAGCCTTATCTCCCTGGTCCCAGAATTCGGGACGGGCAATCTCGGCGTCGAGCTCGGAAACTCGTTCTCGTTTCTCGTCGACGTCAAAGATACCTCCTCAGCTCGACCAGCTTTTCCTTCAGATTCTCCAGATGTGAATTCTCGTCCCGAAACATTTACCAGACTCCATGCGGAAATTTGAATGAGGGATTATAACGGGTTGAATGCTTCAGGGCAAGGTATCTTTCGCCAGTCTGAAACCGCTCATCTACGTAGTCTGCTTTGCCAAAACCAGACCATGCTGATCATAGTGAAAAGGAGAGGAAAAACATCACCGAATCGACCATAGAAAGTTGTTCCGGAGAGGAACTGAACAGGCTCGGTCAGGGTTGCATCACGGAACAGTCCGGATTGGGATTTGACCGATCCGTCCGGAGCAATAAATGCAGAAATCCCG
The Desulfuromonas sp. genome window above contains:
- the fabZ gene encoding 3-hydroxyacyl-[acyl-carrier-protein] dehydratase FabZ, which translates into the protein MVYGIKEIMEMLPHRYPFLLVDSIAEVVEGKKIVGIKNVTINEPFFQGHFPGHPVMPGVLIVEAMAQVGGILGQLSHDHGEDPITYFVGIDKARFRKPVVPGDILRMEVEVVNFRRGIYTFTGKSFVGSTLVAEAELKATFVDRGEKK
- the lpxD gene encoding UDP-3-O-(3-hydroxymyristoyl)glucosamine N-acyltransferase; this encodes MLKKDYKKATLAELAELVGGTAVGDGALILNRVAPINLAAQGDITFVANPKYIAALESTDASAVIVNPDLGYDGSLARIEVASPYLAFAKVLTYMAVEPRVCQGIAEAAHVSGSAVIAEEVTISPGCYVGEKVSIGKGSFLAPGVVLGAGVTIGEDCLLHPGVVIREECRIGNRVILQPNAVIGSDGFGFAPDGEKYYKIPQVGIVVLEDDVEIGSCSCVDRAALGETLIRQGTKIDNGVQVGHNVEIGENSILVAHVAIAGSTVIGKHCTFGGQSGAIGHVKVGDNVTVVARGSVSTDVEGGQYIAGFPTMEHKDWLKASTSFARLPEMRRELSRLRKKIEELENRIERD
- the bamA gene encoding outer membrane protein assembly factor BamA, translated to MLLRLFTLTLLLVVLSVLPVAANTVTFDRIVIEGNQRLDENPILAVLSVKPGTAVSRDAIDRDLKEIFKLGKFDDVAAELLTLEGESVLVFRVVERPLVRRVKFTGNEAINRSKLSPLVTVKTPDIYNPKVAAQSVRELEAAYIEKGYHAAKIKPVLDVNKKNEATLTFEIEEVPKVLIDRIRFEGNSVFSDRKLRKSIQTKERTFMSWLTDTGAYNEELLQTDLEIIKDMYFNEGYIEVKVKQPYVSLVEDDKYLDIFIQIIEGEKFSVGDVSLAGDLITDESELLELSKLQKGDTFSREKLRDSMLALNNYYTDRGYAYVNVAPMTSSVPGQNSINIKYRIEKGVEVAIGRINIRGNTKTIDKVVRREVVLSEGDIYSSRELDESRRRINNLGYFEEINLNTSKGDDDSVMNIDIDLREKPTGTFSIGLGYSSVDKLIAQGSVSQSNFLGRGYKLNLSGAYGGSSTVYQVGLVDPYFLDMNLTLGFDLYKTEREWTEYSEKKTGGDIKFGFPVARNMRAFFIYRYEEKTIYDIDPLSSSLIQDQAGDTTLSSIFASISRDTTDYSLDPSMGSKSELSVEYAGIGGDEKFSRVILDHRHFFPLIWDTVFMIHGQIGQMFEVDDQDIPLSERFYLGGIRTIRGFKSRKVGPRVRRVSTVVDPVSGEVLSANQEYEYIGGEKEAYFNLEYIFPLAKDAGLKGLFFFDTGNAWLQDENFFESMRYSVGGGIRWLSPLGPLRLEWGRNLDPLQDEKDTELEFSIGRFF
- a CDS encoding lipoprotein-releasing system ATP-binding protein LolD; translation: MVRVEEVNKSYGIGNKQVDVLHDINLTVAAGEKVAVVGASGAGKTTLMHILGALDRPTTGKVSVEGQDVFSLNGDDLDRFRNRTVGFVFQFNQLLPEFTALENVLMPGLIARMEENEIRSRATELLDEVGLAHRLTHKPGQLSGGEQQRVAIARALVMEPKLLLADEPTGNLDSRTSEGIYWVFQKLYEKRQLTMVVVTHSEQLASRMDRIVTMEDGRFACN
- the lysS gene encoding lysine--tRNA ligase, producing the protein MDEQNELLQQRRAKLDELREQGNNPFANDFRTTHVTADVHAAHAEHGKEALESTETEYTVAGRIMAMRDFGKAAFVQLQDRSGRLQIYIAKQQVGDDHFEQFRKFDVGDIIGVSGQPFRTKTDELSLRASSVRILTKSLQPLPEKWHGLTDVETRYRQRYVDLIVNPDVREVFRKRSAIIRLIREYMQENDFLEVETPMMQQIAGGATAKPFVTHHNTLKMDLFLRIAPELYLKRLVVGGFDRVFEINRNFRNEGISIQHNPEFTMMEFYQAYATYEDLMDFTERLICHVAEQVVGALKFPYGGKDVDLSAPWERLTVREAIVKYSDLEMADLDDRPKLLDFANEKGLELDKSIGHGKLLTEIFDEVAEPQLWNPVFITEYPTDVSPLSRRNDENPEVVDRFELFIVGRELANAFSELNDPIDQKGRFEDQLKEKEAGDDEAHAMDEDYIRALEYGLPPTAGEGIGIDRLVMLLTDSASIRDVILFPQLRKQV
- a CDS encoding peptide chain release factor 2, which encodes MFDVDEKRERVSELDAEIARPEFWDQGDKAQEVLKERTRLQKIVEDWSNAQQELDDLMVLAELGEEGEDKETLSEIQALLPDLDKKIDQMEFARMLSGEHDSFDAIFSINAGAGGTEAQDWADMLFRMYLRFCEKRGFKTEITDYQPGDEAGLKSATFTVEGDYAYGWLRAEMGIHRLVRISPFDSNAKRHTSFASVFVFPELPDDIDVEINEKDLKVDTYRASGAGGQHVNKTDSAIRITHLPTNTVVSCQSQRSQHKNRSAAMKELKSRLYEMELRKKEEEAEVLAGEKKEIGWGSQIRSYVLHPYRMVKDHRTGHEVGNTDAVLDGDLDGFIEAYLLSRS